Part of the Vallitalea okinawensis genome, CAAAGATATTATCACTCCTATTAATTAATACAACTTACATCTAATCTCACACAAGAATTATTATAATAGTTTTATCACTTGAATAATCTTTCTTCTTGGCTTAAGCTTAAATTATATTAATCCTTAATCAATTGAAAGGAAGTGAAACGATGTTCTTACTTAACCACACCTTATTCGGTATGCGCCATGCAGAGTCTACTTTTTAAAGACTGGCATTTTGCATGGCGCTAAATCATTGCCGGCATCACTATCTAGTTATAAATAGAAAAAACTATGAGCTTATACCTAGATTAGAGTAGTTTCTTTGAATGTAGGCTTTGCATCCTTATTTTAGATCTAATAAAATAAAGGAGCGCAGAGAATATGCAAAGAAAATATATTGGAATGCAACATGATATTATAAAGAGTATAAAGAAACTTAAAAAAGGTGATAAATGCCATCCCTATAGATTTATCATTGAAGGTCACTGGGATCATGAAAAAGTTATGGATAGTCGAGTAAATATCGAGTCATTAATCGTTTGCATCGATCTCATTAAAACACCATTTGAAGACTCCATATATAGAAAGTGTTTGGCCCAAGCTAACGACATCTATTATGTATCTGAAAAAGTGATAAGAAAATTATGTGATAAAGACAAAGCCTCCGGCTTAATATCCATATGTACTTTACCTCATTTCAAAATAGATACTGAAATGAGTAACATAACTAAATTAATCGTTTTAGACGGATTAGAAACGCCTGGGAATATAGGTACCATTTTTAGATCCTGTGATGGCTCAGGAATAGATGCAGTTATTATCGTTAATGAAAGGGCGAAAATTAACAGTTATAAAACAATTAAAGCTAGTATGGGCGGCTCCTTTACCATTCCTTGGTACTTTTTTGATTCCGCAATCGCTTGTCAAGAATGGCTTGTATCCAATGGTTATACATTAGTTTTAGCTGATCCACATAGCCAACATAGTTTTAAAAGAGTCAACTATGGCAATAAGTCAGCATTAGTCGTTGGAAATGAAAGATATGGTCTTTCTAAGGATTGGAACTTAGAAAATAGTCTAAAAGTCTCTATACCAATGTTAGGTAAGTGCGATTCTCTTAATGTAGGTGTTGCTGCATCAATCATTTTATATGAAATGTGTATCAAAGAGACTTAAATTATAAATAAAATTTTTTGTTGTATAAAAATCAACGGAACTGGACATACTTTTATTGATAGCAATTATAGTCTTAATTGACTACTCATTGCTATCACCTGTGTCACGCCTGACATAGGTAAAAGGGCGATAACCTATAGAGTTATCGCTCTTTATAATTTCCCCTCAACAAGTAAAAGAAAAACTAGAAGGTCTACGGTTGCTCAGAGACCTTCTAGTATTTTTTTGATAAAATATAACTTTAATAGATCTTACATAGATGTTTCTTTTAAAATAACACCTTCATTTCGTTCAATGACATGTCTAATTGACCATTCATTTTTGAACAATAATACTGGATCTTTCTTTTCATTTTCTACAATAATTGTGTCCATGGTCAGTGAAAAAGTATTTGCATTAAAATTATCCATTTCCACCCATCGGATATATCGGTAAGGTAGTCGTTCAATAGTAATGTCAACACCGTACTCATTTTTTAAACGGTATTCAAGGACTTCGAATTGAAGAACACCAACTACACCTATGATTAATTGCTCCACACCTATATTGGGGCGTTTAAACACCTGTATAGATCCTTCTTCAGCTAATTGAGTAACTCCTTTTAAAAACTGCTTACGCTTAAGTGAATTGATGGTAGATACTTTAGCAAAATGTTCAGGTGCAAATTGTGGTATCCCAGCGTATTCTAATTTTGATTGGTCTTGACATAATGTATCACCAATATTAAAAATACCTGGGTCATGAATACCTATAATATCTCCTGGATAAGCCGTTTCAACTATGGCACGATCTTGCGCCAAAAACTGTTGTGGTTGAGCAAGTTTAACCTTCTTATCTTTTTGTACATGATTCACAGCCATACCCTTTTCAAACTTTCCTGAGCAAATTCTTAAGAAAGCAATCCTATCTCTATGAGCTGGATTCATGTTGGCTTGAATTTTGAATATAAAGCCAGAAAAATTTTTACCTTCTGGATCAATATCACCTAAGTTACTACTACGTGGTTGAGGAGGTGTAGTGATATCTAAGAAAGATTGTAAAAATGGTTCAACGCCAAAGTTGGTTAAAGCACTACCAAAAAACACAGGGGTAAGTTCCCCGTTAAGTATTTGATCAACTTCAAATTCATCACCAGCTATATCTAGTAATTCTATATCTCCCAGTAGCTTATTATGGACCTCTTCACCTAAAAGCTCTGTGAACTTTTCATCTGATATTTCACCTGTTATTATTTCAGCAATTGATTGACCATGGTTACCATCGCCAAAAAGTTCAATTTGATTCTTTTGGCGATTAAAAACGCCCTTGAAACTATTATCATTACCAACAGGCCAATTCATTGGGTATGACTTAATACCTAGTACTTTTTCTATATCCTCTAATAGATCGAAGGGATCTCTTCCAGCTCGGTCCATCTTATTAATAAATGTAAAGATAGGTATTCCTCTCATCTTACAAACCTGAAATAGCTTTTTTGTTTGGTCTTCAACCCCTTTAGAACAGTCAATAACCATCACAGCGCTATCTGCTGCCATTAATGTTCTATAAGTATCTTCACTGAAATCTTGGTGACCAGGTGTATCAAGAATGTTGATACAAAAATTATTATACTCGAACTGAAGTACACTTGACGTTACAGAAATACCTCTTTGCTTTTCAATTTCCATCCAATCAGATACTGCATGTTTTTGTGATCTCCTTGCCTTTACAGATCCCGCAGATCGAATAGCTCCACCATATAAGAGGAACTTTTCTGTTAAAGTAGTTTTCCCAGCGTCGGGATGAGATATAATTGCAAATGTTCTTCTTCTTCGAACTTCATCGATAAAGTTGATATTTTCTTTTGACATTTTACTCTTCCTTTATATAAATTATAATATTATTTACTCGTTTCATTGAATAGTTAAAAAGTCTAACCTTTATGATGTTATACCTTTATTCTTTAACTGTCAATCATTATTCATGTAAAATAATATTTTTTTTACAAAATAACTCTAAAAAGGCGACTAGCTTCTTTCAACTAGTCACCTTTTCACTATCTCTTTTTCACCCTTAGCTTTTCCCTTTTACTCGACCTCTAACATTAATCGCTTTTTCTTTGCCAGTTTATAATTTAAATTTTGCTATAGTCTCTTGTAACTCTTGTGATAGTTGCGATAAATTGTCACTTGAACCTGCCACCTCTTCTATAGATGCTGATTGCAGTGCAGTAGCAGTGAGTTCTTCTGGTGAGGCCATACCCGTCTCATCTTTTCTCTCTTAATACTTAACTGCTTCATGATTCTCATCAAGTCTGAGATCGTAAGTACTATCCTCTCCTCTGTCAAAAATTATGTAATTAATACCTATTTAATAACTAGTCCATCTCAACAATTATAGTTAAACGTTTTATCTGTGACTATCAACTTTAACTTATTATAACGTTTATCTACATAGTTTTCTTTGATAAAAAGGGGGTTTTTGAAAATTTTGTATTAGTATATTGGAATATTTCTTTTAAAGTATACTCATTATATAGACTCTGCCCACAACTGCTATCGCGATATAAGCTTCTAAATTGTGAAGGCGTACAATTATAGTAGATTTTAAAGTATTTTATTAGATATTTGGGATCAGAAAAACCACATATGAAGCTTATATGTATGATAGGTTCATTTGTAGTAAGTAAAAGCCTACAAGCCTGCTGAACCATCACTGTATTCTTTAACCATTTAAATCCATAACCAAATTTTTCACGAATATCCTTTTTTAAATGATCATAGCTAATGCCAATATAATCTGCTAATTCTTTCATGTTGAGTTTTCTAAGGTGACCATCTGTTGTAAATGCTGTTTCATAAAGCATTTTGTACCTTCTAATGGATCTTGCAGAGAATTTTTCTAAATACATTCCTACACTTATATAGTCAAATTCATTGCAAATGTACTCAACTAAACCCAAAACAATATCCTCTATATCTGTTTTTGTTACTAAACATGTAGCAAGAGAGTCTATATGTTCCCTAAGTTTTTGATATTTATAAGGATTAAATCTCTCATACTTTACAGAATTACAGAAAAAAATGATTTGGTCAAATCCTTTTATATGCTCTCTACAATAGGATGCTTCGATAAAAGCTATTAAGACTAAGTTTCCTTTTGTAACACCTTCTAGTTGATGGACTTCACCAATATTGAAGATGACGATATCATTCTCCTTTAGGTAGTGGTCTTCAGCCCATACTCTGAGTTTAATATGACCAGTCAATACCTGTATAATGACAATTCCATCATGCCAATGATGAGGATGCCTATCTATTGTTCTTACTACAATTCTCGCCGGAGTATTAAATGCTTTTATAGCTTGCAAAGTCTTAGCTTCCACACTATTTATTCCCTCCCTCCATTATCATACAATCATATGATTCGTTATTATAACGTCTTTATCTTAAGATTTCCTTGACAAAAGGAGGTTTTTTATTGAAATTATGATAATTCTATGTATATAAATACTTTTTTGCTTATAATTCACTTTTCTGAGCAGGGATTGTTTAAAGATTCGTTTATATTATTATGTTAATATGATTAGATATCGTTACTTAATCCTATAGGTGGACTTCATTAGATCCGATACAAGAATGGAAAAAATATTTTCATTATATTGTTTGTAACGTTAATTAAAGAATAATTTATCAATACTATCTAGTTCTTTTGGTGTAAGATGTAATTTAAATTTGCTTCTAAGGTGTTCATAATAATTCTTTACTGAAACTACTTTATACTCTTTCTTACTGTTATTATTAGTAATGATTATTTTATCCTGCTTTAAAGATGTTCTGCCACTTGTTTTTTCAATTGAGCAAAATAAGTTTTTTCGAAAGAGTGAGTCAGGTGATTGTGTAAAATACGCTATTCTTTCGTCAAAATCTTCAATAGTCTTTTCTATATTAATAAAGGTATAGACGGGTTGATAAACCTCTTCCACCTTATGACATAGTTTATATGAAGTTTTACTAACTTTTTCAATTTTGAACATCCCTTTTAAATCTTCTTGTTCTAAATCACAGATAAACTTTAATGGTTCAAAATAATTATCACCAAAGCCTACATCCACAAGGTATTCTTCAGAATGAATTCTTGTCTTGATCAGGAGATGGTCGTAGTATGAACCATTTTCTTCCAGCACCTTTCCACCAAGAAGAATAACCTTAAATCCTATTTTTGCTAGTAGCAGGTAAAGCAAATAGTTAAGTTCATAACAAATACCACCACGGTTCCTGGATACAATCTTATTAAATAATGATTCTTCATCAAGATTGATTGAGTTATACAGATGTACATCTAAGTTTTCAAATGGTACTGATTGTAAATGTTGCCTATGTATAAGTCTTAAACTTTTTAGATTAGGTAGTATTTCATCACTAATACCTATTCTTCTCAAATAATCATCTATGTTCACTGGTATCACCATCTTTCTAATGTATTCATCTAAATAACAAAAATGGACAAACACATAACACTTGTCCATCCATTATACCATATTTTTTATTCAAACGAATTGGCATCAGGCCTTCAATTTAAGAAGATTCTTCAACTGTTTTTCTGTTAAATATGGACTTAGAAACCTGATTGCTACTTCATATGCCTCCTCTACCTCCATAATTATTGGGTGTGGGTCAGTCTCTTCCCATTGCTTAAAAGTCCCCCAACAATACGTAGACCAACTTGCTGTTAAAGTTTGGTCACCATGTAAAACTGTTATGAGCAAATTCTTCTGCATGTTTTCTAGTGCTTTTTTAAATACTTTAGACTCTAAGTTTAGAGCAAATTTGAGGATTTTCGTATTCACGTCTTCATTTGTATCTATAAAAGAATATATTTTCTCTTCCTCCTCATTAAGTATTGCATCTTGCAGAAAAGGTTTAAGTGCATAATAAAGTTCTTTTGATAGATATGTTGTTCTTCCCTTAATAAGTTTACAGACATATATATGACGTTCCTCGATTAACTCTAAAACTGAATACCAATCGCCACCTATATCCATTACACTTGGTAAATCCTTGGAATGATTCAGGACAAGAAATCCATTTTTATCAATAGTATCTTTCAGAAACATACTTTTTTGAGACAAGATGCTCTCCTCCTTATAATTAGTTTTTTGCTATTTCATCTCTATAATTCTTTAAAAGTGTTTAATAGATCTAATTCACCAAATCCCCATTCTCTGTTGGGATATTTTAGCCCTTTCTTTCTATTTGCTCCTCGTACCAGATATGCTTTAGTTGCTGTAGTATTAATACTTAAGTCATTCCCTTTAACGATACCCCACTCTAATATAAGTGCACTGGCTCCTGCAGTAATTGCAGAACTCACGCTGGTTCCAGACATAACACCATATTGATTGTTTGGATATGGTCCAACAGCGTTAACCCCAGGAGCAACTATGTCAGGTTTTACTCTATTCTCTCGTGTATAACCACGACCGGAAGAGAAATAGATGCTATTTATTACTTCATTATAAGCACCTACTGTAATCGTTCCAGGATTTGTAGATGGTATAACAACAGTTATATTGGGATCTGGTTTTAAAAAAATAGTATCATCTTCGATAAAACCTTTAGTAGGCAGATATATATCAAATACTCCATTAATAACAGTTTCCCCATGAATGACAAGTGTCCATAAACCAGCTGAAGGTTTATTAATAATGACAGTAATGATTTCCCCTCCAGCCCGTTCATCTAACAAATCATAGTGTACATGAACCATTGTACCTTCTAGGGCAAAGGTATAGTCTTGCCATGTGCGTGATTTCAAAGGGAAAATTCCAGTAGTATTTCCAGTTGGTGAGATTATTTCAATACTGAACTTATCTGGAAGTGGAATCCACGCATTCAAAAAAACCCCTTTTTCATTTTCTGCCACATTCATTTCAACCTTATCCTTATTCTCACCATCTGGGATAATCCCACGATAATGATGATCTGTATTCGCTTCATTTCCTGCTGACGTAATGATAACAACGCCTATGGAGTCTCCTTGTTGGGCTAAAAACTCTTCAAATTTACTTTTTCCATTATGTGGTCCATCTGATGAAGCAAAAGCATATAAAATAACAATTGGTTTTTTGAATTTCTTGGCTACTGCTAATATGTATTTAGTAGCTTGATAAATATCGTTAGTCTCATAAGCTATTGCACCATCTTTAACTTGAAAAAAGTCTTTTATACATTTCTTAGCCTGCTTTAACTTAACTACAATTAGATCTGCATCAGGTGCTGCCCCTTGAAACTTTTCTGACCGCTTTGGTCTTCCTGCAGCCAGACCTGCTAAAAAAGTTCCATGACCAATTTCATCAGTGGAAGGTACGATTGATAAGGGGTCCTCTGATTGAAGTGCCTCATTAATCTGTTCTTGTGAATATTCTGTCCCATAAAGAAAGCCTTCTGGAGGCGATCCAGCAAGGGTTTGATCCCATATATTTACAACCTTACTTGTATTATCTTCATATATAAAAGCTTCATGGGTATAATCAATGCCCGTATCGATTATTCCTACTAGAACCCCATTTCCTGTAACTGCTAAACTTTCACTTTTAATAACTGGACCTATCCCAGCAGCTTCTATACTACTTATACTTGATAGTCCATATAGATTAGGTAATGCTAAGTACTCACTATTAAAATAAAACTCCTGGCAATCTTCAGGTTCCATTTTTATATGGAATAAAGGAATACCATCAACTATATCTTGAACACATACTGCTCCTGATTGTTTGGCAGCTTCTTCTATGTTTCCCTTCATTCTATAATAAATATCTACATAATCCTCAGATGTTATAACATAGTGACAGTTTAGCTCTTCATTTAAATCCTCTTGCCTTAAATCAATATCCATTCCTAGTGCTCCTCTCAGCCCCTTACAATAATCTATGATTCATTATAGGAATGGTATTACAATTACAAATAGGTTATTTCCCCCTTGAAGTTTTTCATTTTCCTAGGTAATAACGAATATAACATCTCATTAGATTACATTGTTCTACTATGATTTAGTATGTAAGAGGGATGATGTAAACCAGTTCCTGGATAATATTCTTCATGAGTATAAACAAAGCCTAATTTCTCCAAGAGTTTCCGAGATCCAATATTCATTGGATTGTGGCCAGCAAAAAGACCTCTGCAATTCGTTTCAGAAAAAACATAAGCTATAACTCTCTGTGCTGCTTCATATGCATATCCTTGTCCCCAATGAGCCTTCTTCAAATGAAAACCTATTTCCATAATATTATTTGAAAGATCATAGGGTCTAAGTCCACAGCACCCTATATGCTCTTCAGTTTTCAAATTAAAAATTGGCCAATATTGTACACCATATTCTTTTTCTAAATTCAACTCTTTTTCCAATCTTTCTTTCACTTGTTCCTTAGATAGTTTGCCCCTAGAATCAAGCAATTGTGTAACATTATAGTCTCCCCAAAGCCCTACAGCTAATTCCAAATCCTCTTTCTCCCACTTAGAGAACCCTAATCTTTCTGATTTTAAAAAATATAATCTCATTAATTTACTCCCATATAATGTGTCATAACACTGTCTTTATGAATCATACATTAATCTTGTTTTTTAGTTATCATCATCCATTTATCAATTGATTGAAAGCCTAATCTATGATAAATACTTCCAGCTTTTGGATTATCATAAAAAAGGCATAAAGTCTTTCCTTCCAACAAGACATCTTTACAAAGTTTTGACAAGCAACTACTCATTAAACCCTTTCCCCTGTATCCTTTTAATGTGGCGACACCCACAAC contains:
- a CDS encoding peptide chain release factor 3, translated to MSKENINFIDEVRRRRTFAIISHPDAGKTTLTEKFLLYGGAIRSAGSVKARRSQKHAVSDWMEIEKQRGISVTSSVLQFEYNNFCINILDTPGHQDFSEDTYRTLMAADSAVMVIDCSKGVEDQTKKLFQVCKMRGIPIFTFINKMDRAGRDPFDLLEDIEKVLGIKSYPMNWPVGNDNSFKGVFNRQKNQIELFGDGNHGQSIAEIITGEISDEKFTELLGEEVHNKLLGDIELLDIAGDEFEVDQILNGELTPVFFGSALTNFGVEPFLQSFLDITTPPQPRSSNLGDIDPEGKNFSGFIFKIQANMNPAHRDRIAFLRICSGKFEKGMAVNHVQKDKKVKLAQPQQFLAQDRAIVETAYPGDIIGIHDPGIFNIGDTLCQDQSKLEYAGIPQFAPEHFAKVSTINSLKRKQFLKGVTQLAEEGSIQVFKRPNIGVEQLIIGVVGVLQFEVLEYRLKNEYGVDITIERLPYRYIRWVEMDNFNANTFSLTMDTIIVENEKKDPVLLFKNEWSIRHVIERNEGVILKETSM
- a CDS encoding S8 family peptidase, with the translated sequence MDIDLRQEDLNEELNCHYVITSEDYVDIYYRMKGNIEEAAKQSGAVCVQDIVDGIPLFHIKMEPEDCQEFYFNSEYLALPNLYGLSSISSIEAAGIGPVIKSESLAVTGNGVLVGIIDTGIDYTHEAFIYEDNTSKVVNIWDQTLAGSPPEGFLYGTEYSQEQINEALQSEDPLSIVPSTDEIGHGTFLAGLAAGRPKRSEKFQGAAPDADLIVVKLKQAKKCIKDFFQVKDGAIAYETNDIYQATKYILAVAKKFKKPIVILYAFASSDGPHNGKSKFEEFLAQQGDSIGVVIITSAGNEANTDHHYRGIIPDGENKDKVEMNVAENEKGVFLNAWIPLPDKFSIEIISPTGNTTGIFPLKSRTWQDYTFALEGTMVHVHYDLLDERAGGEIITVIINKPSAGLWTLVIHGETVINGVFDIYLPTKGFIEDDTIFLKPDPNITVVIPSTNPGTITVGAYNEVINSIYFSSGRGYTRENRVKPDIVAPGVNAVGPYPNNQYGVMSGTSVSSAITAGASALILEWGIVKGNDLSINTTATKAYLVRGANRKKGLKYPNREWGFGELDLLNTFKEL
- a CDS encoding GNAT family N-acetyltransferase: MRLYFLKSERLGFSKWEKEDLELAVGLWGDYNVTQLLDSRGKLSKEQVKERLEKELNLEKEYGVQYWPIFNLKTEEHIGCCGLRPYDLSNNIMEIGFHLKKAHWGQGYAYEAAQRVIAYVFSETNCRGLFAGHNPMNIGSRKLLEKLGFVYTHEEYYPGTGLHHPSYILNHSRTM
- a CDS encoding AlkZ-related protein codes for the protein MSQKSMFLKDTIDKNGFLVLNHSKDLPSVMDIGGDWYSVLELIEERHIYVCKLIKGRTTYLSKELYYALKPFLQDAILNEEEEKIYSFIDTNEDVNTKILKFALNLESKVFKKALENMQKNLLITVLHGDQTLTASWSTYCWGTFKQWEETDPHPIIMEVEEAYEVAIRFLSPYLTEKQLKNLLKLKA
- a CDS encoding arylamine N-acetyltransferase family protein; translation: MDKCYVFVHFCYLDEYIRKMVIPVNIDDYLRRIGISDEILPNLKSLRLIHRQHLQSVPFENLDVHLYNSINLDEESLFNKIVSRNRGGICYELNYLLYLLLAKIGFKVILLGGKVLEENGSYYDHLLIKTRIHSEEYLVDVGFGDNYFEPLKFICDLEQEDLKGMFKIEKVSKTSYKLCHKVEEVYQPVYTFINIEKTIEDFDERIAYFTQSPDSLFRKNLFCSIEKTSGRTSLKQDKIIITNNNSKKEYKVVSVKNYYEHLRSKFKLHLTPKELDSIDKLFFN
- a CDS encoding TrmH family RNA methyltransferase, whose amino-acid sequence is MQRKYIGMQHDIIKSIKKLKKGDKCHPYRFIIEGHWDHEKVMDSRVNIESLIVCIDLIKTPFEDSIYRKCLAQANDIYYVSEKVIRKLCDKDKASGLISICTLPHFKIDTEMSNITKLIVLDGLETPGNIGTIFRSCDGSGIDAVIIVNERAKINSYKTIKASMGGSFTIPWYFFDSAIACQEWLVSNGYTLVLADPHSQHSFKRVNYGNKSALVVGNERYGLSKDWNLENSLKVSIPMLGKCDSLNVGVAASIILYEMCIKET
- a CDS encoding AraC family transcriptional regulator translates to MEAKTLQAIKAFNTPARIVVRTIDRHPHHWHDGIVIIQVLTGHIKLRVWAEDHYLKENDIVIFNIGEVHQLEGVTKGNLVLIAFIEASYCREHIKGFDQIIFFCNSVKYERFNPYKYQKLREHIDSLATCLVTKTDIEDIVLGLVEYICNEFDYISVGMYLEKFSARSIRRYKMLYETAFTTDGHLRKLNMKELADYIGISYDHLKKDIREKFGYGFKWLKNTVMVQQACRLLLTTNEPIIHISFICGFSDPKYLIKYFKIYYNCTPSQFRSLYRDSSCGQSLYNEYTLKEIFQYTNTKFSKTPFLSKKTM